In Oceanobacillus sp. FSL K6-2867, one DNA window encodes the following:
- a CDS encoding L-threonylcarbamoyladenylate synthase produces MIETKRWNIRNDQVYNKHAIEEAARLLKSGKTVAFPTETVYGLGADATNEAAVAKIFKAKGRPQDNPLIAHVATVEQLRRLVDNLPAYVENLINVFTPGPLTFVLKSNGACAANVTAGLSTIGVRIPDHPVAHKLLQLADVPVAAPSANVSGRPSPTNAEHVWEDLHGKIAGLLDGGPTGVGVESTVIDCTQDIPIILRPGGVTKQQLESVVGTVMIDPGLAHEKEKPKSPGMKYRHYSPEVPLMLVAGTAARIQANIDEQQIKGNRVGVLASEQVAKQLHHVEVRSLGANLHEIASNLYDGLRAFKQRDVDVIICEAFSEDGIGQAVMNRLKKAASRIIR; encoded by the coding sequence ATGATAGAAACGAAGCGTTGGAATATACGAAATGACCAAGTTTATAACAAACATGCAATTGAAGAAGCGGCTAGACTGCTTAAAAGCGGAAAGACGGTCGCTTTCCCCACAGAAACGGTTTACGGGTTGGGGGCTGATGCAACAAATGAAGCAGCTGTGGCAAAAATTTTCAAAGCAAAAGGTCGTCCGCAAGATAACCCATTAATTGCACATGTCGCAACTGTGGAACAATTAAGACGACTTGTGGATAACTTGCCTGCTTATGTTGAAAATTTGATCAATGTATTTACTCCAGGTCCACTTACTTTCGTTCTTAAGAGTAACGGAGCATGTGCAGCCAATGTTACGGCAGGGTTATCCACAATTGGGGTTCGTATCCCTGATCATCCAGTAGCACACAAGCTCTTACAACTAGCTGATGTGCCGGTGGCAGCACCAAGTGCCAATGTATCTGGCAGGCCAAGTCCCACAAATGCGGAACATGTCTGGGAGGATCTTCACGGGAAAATTGCTGGACTTTTAGATGGTGGACCAACCGGAGTGGGTGTAGAATCGACTGTAATTGATTGCACACAGGATATCCCTATTATTTTACGACCTGGTGGTGTGACAAAACAGCAGCTCGAATCGGTAGTTGGAACTGTTATGATTGATCCAGGTCTTGCACATGAAAAAGAAAAACCAAAATCACCAGGGATGAAGTATAGACACTATTCTCCAGAGGTGCCTTTAATGCTTGTAGCTGGTACGGCAGCACGCATACAAGCAAACATTGATGAGCAGCAAATAAAGGGAAATCGGGTAGGTGTACTAGCAAGTGAACAAGTAGCAAAGCAATTGCATCACGTGGAAGTCCGCTCTTTAGGAGCAAATTTACATGAGATTGCATCTAATCTGTATGATGGTTTGCGCGCCTTTAAACAAAGAGATGTCGACGTTATTATTTGCGAAGCTTTTTCAGAAGATGGAATTGGCCAAGCTGTAATGAACCGCTTAAAAAAAGCTGCTAGCAGAATTATTCGCTAG
- a CDS encoding manganese efflux pump, translated as MSFSGEIISLLIVSIALGMDAFSISLGIGLVKLRLKRIAFIGATIGIFHIIMPFFGMILGKAISLQIGNLATLASGALLFVIGAQMFFSAFSHEVQKRMQPVGLSLLLIALTVSLDSFTVGLGLGISGVKVILALILFGFSSAFLACLGMLVGRKVQGYLGVYSELLGGSILCCFGLYMLFAQ; from the coding sequence ATGTCTTTTTCTGGTGAAATCATATCATTACTCATTGTTTCTATTGCGCTTGGTATGGATGCATTTTCGATTAGCCTTGGAATAGGGCTAGTAAAATTACGTTTAAAACGAATCGCATTTATCGGTGCGACTATTGGTATTTTCCATATCATTATGCCATTTTTCGGAATGATACTTGGAAAAGCGATTTCACTGCAAATTGGAAATTTGGCAACGTTAGCCAGTGGTGCTTTATTGTTTGTAATCGGAGCGCAAATGTTTTTTTCGGCATTTAGTCATGAGGTACAAAAGCGAATGCAGCCAGTTGGACTAAGCCTGCTTTTGATTGCATTAACGGTGAGCCTGGATAGTTTTACTGTCGGATTAGGGCTTGGAATATCAGGTGTTAAGGTGATCCTGGCCTTAATTCTTTTCGGGTTCAGCAGTGCTTTTCTAGCGTGTCTCGGCATGCTGGTGGGCAGGAAAGTACAGGGTTATCTTGGTGTATACAGCGAACTGCTCGGTGGCAGCATCTTATGTTGTTTTGGATTATATATGCTATTTGCACAATAG
- a CDS encoding low molecular weight protein arginine phosphatase: MNILFVCTGNTCRSPMAEALLKDKMPEASTQSAGIFASDNLHANAFAIRSLQERGIQCEHRSQPVTEELLAWADIVLTMTTGHKQTLIIDYPDYQNNFYTLKEYVSEADKQVWQELQKAYADLEEKRALFIQKNEKNMNKSEFEQQLKKYLSHELARIRGLEANLINYDISDPFGGSLGIYRETLDELEKHIDLLIKKIKK; the protein is encoded by the coding sequence ATGAATATATTATTTGTCTGTACTGGCAACACGTGCAGAAGTCCAATGGCGGAAGCTTTGTTAAAGGATAAAATGCCCGAAGCCAGCACTCAATCTGCTGGAATTTTTGCAAGCGATAATCTTCATGCCAATGCATTTGCGATTCGGTCTCTGCAGGAACGCGGAATCCAGTGCGAGCACAGGTCACAACCAGTTACTGAAGAATTACTTGCTTGGGCGGATATTGTACTTACGATGACTACCGGACACAAGCAAACGTTGATCATTGATTATCCGGATTATCAGAATAATTTTTATACGCTAAAGGAATACGTGTCAGAAGCCGATAAACAAGTATGGCAGGAATTACAAAAAGCATATGCGGATTTAGAAGAAAAACGCGCCCTGTTTATCCAGAAAAATGAGAAGAACATGAACAAGTCAGAGTTTGAACAGCAGTTGAAGAAGTATCTAAGTCATGAATTGGCGAGGATTCGAGGGCTAGAAGCCAACTTAATTAATTATGATATCTCTGATCCGTTTGGAGGTAGCTTAGGCATCTATCGGGAGACGTTGGACGAGCTGGAAAAACATATCGACCTGCTTATTAAAAAAATAAAGAAGTAG
- a CDS encoding HAMP domain-containing methyl-accepting chemotaxis protein: MEKSYKFSLRLKLVIFTTILAIITYTFSALFIYVLYDFVQAYWSISIEWYTIIILLLGVIWSGILAFSAARVITKPMESLEKVASEAAKGNLNQEVHIPKSNDEIRDLSIAVDTMLNNLNEMVHNIDKHFESTNVTVLQMKEASHSAAQHSAAIGTSIYEISRGAENSSEAIQNTAEAVEVATELAKKVQEKAEQSKVKSSEMLETLNESKIVVNQLVKGIQKLADDQELSLKDVDHLKQNAIQVESIITMVGEIAEQTNLLALNASIEAARAGEHGRGFAVVAEEIRKLADQSAQAVHRISSLIEAIQEDVNLVVGKINDNVIYAKKEAENGAGTNRIIEQMSGSVTDVASEIDMITSLVDKQLESIQDTVRQSQEVAAIAEETSAGTEEVNAAIQEQVSTMEQVDQLAQKMEEQAQRLNKQINQFQVF; encoded by the coding sequence ATGGAGAAAAGCTATAAGTTTAGTTTACGTTTAAAACTCGTAATCTTTACGACCATTTTGGCCATTATAACTTATACATTCAGTGCGCTATTCATTTATGTATTATATGATTTTGTACAAGCTTATTGGTCTATCTCAATCGAATGGTATACGATTATCATTTTGCTGCTTGGTGTTATATGGTCTGGTATCCTGGCATTTTCTGCAGCACGGGTAATTACAAAGCCAATGGAAAGTTTAGAAAAGGTCGCATCAGAAGCCGCGAAAGGAAATTTAAATCAAGAAGTACATATTCCTAAGTCAAATGACGAAATACGCGATCTTTCCATTGCGGTGGATACAATGCTGAACAATCTGAACGAAATGGTACATAACATTGATAAGCATTTTGAAAGTACGAATGTGACGGTTTTACAGATGAAAGAAGCCTCTCATTCGGCGGCACAGCATTCCGCTGCTATAGGCACTTCGATCTATGAAATTTCTAGAGGTGCGGAGAATTCCTCAGAAGCAATCCAGAATACGGCAGAGGCTGTAGAGGTTGCTACGGAGTTAGCTAAAAAGGTGCAAGAAAAAGCAGAGCAATCAAAAGTGAAATCCAGTGAAATGCTGGAAACTTTAAACGAAAGTAAAATTGTTGTGAACCAGCTTGTAAAAGGTATTCAAAAATTAGCAGATGATCAAGAGCTTTCATTAAAAGACGTTGATCATCTAAAGCAAAATGCGATACAAGTTGAATCAATTATAACGATGGTAGGGGAAATCGCAGAACAAACGAATCTATTGGCATTAAATGCATCGATTGAAGCAGCACGTGCCGGCGAGCATGGAAGAGGATTTGCTGTTGTTGCAGAGGAAATCCGCAAGCTAGCTGATCAAAGTGCTCAAGCAGTTCATCGTATTTCCAGTTTAATAGAAGCAATTCAAGAAGATGTTAACCTTGTGGTTGGGAAAATAAACGATAACGTTATTTATGCAAAAAAAGAAGCGGAAAATGGAGCGGGCACAAACAGAATAATTGAGCAGATGTCAGGTTCGGTGACTGATGTGGCATCGGAAATCGATATGATTACAAGTCTTGTCGATAAGCAATTGGAATCGATTCAAGATACGGTAAGACAGTCACAGGAAGTTGCTGCAATTGCTGAGGAAACATCAGCAGGAACAGAAGAAGTAAATGCAGCGATTCAAGAACAAGTATCAACAATGGAACAAGTAGACCAGTTAGCCCAAAAGATGGAAGAGCAGGCGCAACGTTTAAACAAACAAATTAATCAGTTCCAGGTTTTTTAA
- a CDS encoding TIGR01440 family protein, which yields MAYESIQQDMTSIVTQWLETDYLRREELFVVGCSTSEVAGKHIGTSGSEQIAAVIFKQLQALQQQTGIHLVFQCCEHLNRALVVEKEAAKAYQLEEVAVIPIPAAGGSMASYAYKHMKDPVVVEAVRAHAGLDIGETMIGMHLKHVAVPLRFREKFIGDARITAARTRPKLIGGHRANYENTRLNESCK from the coding sequence ATGGCATATGAAAGTATACAGCAAGATATGACATCCATTGTAACGCAGTGGTTGGAAACAGATTATTTGCGAAGAGAAGAATTATTTGTAGTTGGCTGTTCGACAAGTGAAGTTGCCGGAAAACATATTGGAACATCTGGCAGCGAACAAATCGCGGCGGTTATTTTTAAACAACTGCAAGCATTACAGCAACAGACTGGTATTCATCTTGTATTTCAATGCTGTGAACATCTGAACCGGGCCCTTGTCGTTGAAAAAGAAGCTGCTAAAGCCTACCAGCTGGAAGAGGTCGCCGTTATTCCCATTCCCGCAGCAGGAGGATCGATGGCTTCTTATGCATATAAACACATGAAGGATCCTGTTGTTGTGGAAGCAGTTCGTGCACATGCAGGGTTAGATATTGGAGAAACGATGATTGGAATGCATTTAAAGCATGTAGCTGTTCCACTTCGGTTTAGAGAAAAATTTATTGGAGACGCACGAATTACTGCAGCACGAACCCGTCCAAAACTAATCGGTGGTCACCGAGCAAATTATGAGAATACCAGATTAAATGAGAGTTGCAAATAA
- the glyA gene encoding serine hydroxymethyltransferase yields MEHVKQADLEIYEAIQAEKKRQQDKIELIASENFVSEAVMEAMGSVLTNKYAEGYPHKRYYGGCEHVDVAEDLARDRAKQLFGAEHVNVQPHSGAQANMGVYFSILEPGDTVLGMNLNHGGHLTHGSPVNFSGKLYNFVDYGVDKETEKIDYEAVLAKAQEVKPKLIVAGASAYSRHINFAKFREIADAVGAYLMVDMAHIAGLVAAGLHQNPVPYADFVTTTTHKTLRGPRGGMILCKEEYAKQIDKSIFPGIQGGPLMHIIAAKAVSFKEALSDEFKEYAANITRNAKILGEALTEEGIRIVSGGTDNHLLLLDVTPLNLTGKVAEKALDDIGITTNKNTIPFDTESPFVTSGVRIGTAAVTSRGFGEEEMKEIAAIISLTLKNYEDEAVLEEAAKRVIDLTEKFPLYTQYA; encoded by the coding sequence ATGGAACATGTTAAACAAGCGGATTTGGAAATATATGAAGCAATTCAAGCGGAGAAAAAGCGCCAGCAGGACAAGATCGAACTGATCGCATCTGAAAACTTCGTTTCTGAAGCTGTAATGGAAGCAATGGGCTCTGTATTAACGAATAAATATGCGGAAGGTTATCCGCATAAACGCTATTACGGCGGTTGTGAGCATGTTGACGTTGCAGAGGATTTAGCTCGCGATCGTGCAAAACAGCTTTTTGGCGCAGAACATGTTAATGTTCAGCCGCACTCTGGAGCACAGGCGAATATGGGTGTGTACTTCTCCATTCTAGAGCCGGGTGATACAGTACTTGGAATGAATCTGAACCATGGTGGCCATTTAACACATGGAAGTCCTGTTAACTTCAGTGGAAAGCTTTATAATTTTGTTGACTACGGTGTCGATAAAGAAACGGAAAAAATAGATTATGAGGCTGTTTTAGCAAAAGCACAAGAAGTAAAGCCAAAATTAATTGTTGCTGGTGCGAGTGCTTATTCACGTCATATTAATTTTGCGAAATTCCGTGAGATTGCAGATGCTGTAGGTGCTTACTTAATGGTGGATATGGCTCATATTGCAGGTCTGGTTGCTGCTGGACTCCACCAAAATCCTGTTCCATATGCTGACTTTGTTACGACAACAACACATAAAACATTACGTGGCCCTCGTGGTGGAATGATCTTATGTAAAGAAGAATATGCGAAGCAAATTGATAAATCGATCTTCCCGGGTATCCAAGGCGGTCCGTTAATGCACATTATAGCTGCAAAAGCAGTGTCCTTTAAAGAAGCCTTATCGGATGAATTCAAAGAGTATGCTGCTAACATTACGAGAAATGCAAAGATTCTTGGTGAAGCACTGACTGAAGAAGGAATTCGCATTGTCTCAGGCGGAACAGATAATCATTTACTATTGTTGGATGTAACACCACTTAACCTAACTGGAAAAGTTGCTGAAAAGGCTCTTGACGATATTGGAATTACAACAAATAAAAATACAATTCCATTTGATACGGAAAGTCCATTTGTAACAAGTGGGGTACGTATTGGTACTGCAGCTGTAACATCTAGAGGTTTTGGTGAAGAAGAAATGAAAGAAATTGCTGCCATTATTTCGTTAACGTTAAAAAATTATGAAGATGAAGCAGTATTAGAAGAAGCTGCAAAACGAGTGATTGACTTAACAGAAAAGTTCCCATTATATACACAATATGCCTAA
- the upp gene encoding uracil phosphoribosyltransferase produces MGNVFVFDHPLIQHKLTYIRDKNTGTKEFRELVDEVAMLMAFEITRDLPLQEVEVETPVTTAKSKTLAGKKIGLVPILRAGIGMVDGVRKLIPAAKVGHVGLYRDPETLKPVEYYIKLPSDINERELIVIDPMLATGGSANDAIHSLKKRGAKNIRLMCIIAAPEGVEVIKKEHPDVDIYLAAMDEKLDNHGYIVPGLGDAGDRLFGTK; encoded by the coding sequence TTGGGAAATGTTTTTGTATTTGATCATCCGTTAATTCAACATAAATTAACGTACATAAGAGATAAGAACACAGGAACAAAAGAATTCCGCGAACTTGTTGATGAAGTTGCGATGCTAATGGCTTTTGAAATTACAAGGGATTTACCATTGCAAGAAGTAGAAGTGGAGACACCAGTAACTACTGCAAAATCGAAAACATTAGCTGGGAAGAAAATTGGACTTGTTCCAATTTTACGTGCTGGCATAGGAATGGTTGATGGGGTGCGCAAGCTTATTCCTGCAGCAAAAGTTGGACATGTTGGCCTATACCGTGATCCAGAAACATTAAAGCCTGTGGAATACTATATTAAATTACCTTCGGATATTAATGAGCGTGAGCTGATTGTAATTGATCCAATGCTTGCAACAGGTGGTTCAGCAAATGATGCAATTCATTCATTGAAGAAGCGTGGCGCAAAAAATATTCGTCTCATGTGTATAATCGCGGCACCAGAAGGCGTTGAAGTTATTAAGAAAGAACATCCAGACGTTGATATTTATTTAGCAGCTATGGATGAAAAGTTAGATAATCATGGCTACATCGTCCCAGGACTTGGAGATGCAGGCGACCGTTTATTCGGTACAAAATAA
- the ribE gene encoding 6,7-dimethyl-8-ribityllumazine synthase: MGKVYEGNVVGTDLKIGIVVARFNEFITSKLLDGAHDALKRHGVAEDNIDIAWVPGAFEIPLITQKMAALNKYDAIITLGTVIRGSTPHFDYVCNEVAKGVANVSFQTSKPIIFGVLTTESIEQAIERAGTKAGNKGAESAISAIEMANMVKLLED; the protein is encoded by the coding sequence ATGGGAAAAGTATATGAAGGAAACGTAGTTGGTACAGATTTAAAAATCGGAATTGTGGTTGCCCGCTTTAATGAATTTATAACATCAAAACTATTGGATGGTGCACACGATGCTCTGAAAAGACATGGTGTTGCCGAGGATAATATTGATATTGCATGGGTTCCAGGCGCATTTGAAATTCCATTAATTACACAGAAGATGGCAGCACTTAATAAATATGACGCTATTATCACATTGGGAACGGTGATTCGCGGATCTACTCCACATTTTGATTATGTTTGTAATGAAGTCGCTAAAGGTGTTGCAAATGTTTCGTTTCAAACAAGCAAGCCAATCATCTTCGGTGTCTTGACAACAGAATCGATTGAACAAGCAATTGAACGTGCTGGGACAAAAGCAGGAAATAAAGGCGCTGAATCAGCTATTTCTGCTATTGAAATGGCAAATATGGTGAAGCTGCTGGAGGACTAA
- the ribE gene encoding riboflavin synthase produces the protein MFTGLIEEKGVVKKMLKVSDQAVQMTIGSSKVIDDVAIGDSIAVNGICLTVTSYTSNSFQVDAMPETIKSTSLQALKPGSEVNLERAMAANGRFGGHFVSGHVDGTGQIVHVYQKENAIYYDIEISESLIPFLMHKGSITVDGISLTLFEVKQNQFTISLIPHTAAETILGEKGKGDIVNIECDMLAKYVRNMLNSQSMKQESGISPDFLEKNGFI, from the coding sequence GTGTTTACAGGATTAATTGAGGAAAAAGGTGTCGTAAAGAAAATGCTGAAGGTTTCCGATCAGGCTGTCCAAATGACTATTGGCTCCAGCAAGGTAATTGATGATGTTGCGATTGGTGACAGTATTGCTGTTAATGGCATTTGCCTAACAGTAACTAGTTATACCTCCAATAGCTTCCAGGTGGATGCTATGCCAGAAACAATAAAATCTACTTCTTTGCAAGCTTTAAAACCTGGTTCTGAAGTAAATCTGGAACGGGCGATGGCAGCAAATGGAAGATTTGGCGGGCACTTTGTATCTGGTCATGTTGATGGAACAGGTCAAATTGTCCATGTGTACCAGAAAGAAAATGCTATTTATTACGATATCGAAATATCTGAATCTCTTATTCCATTTTTAATGCATAAAGGTTCCATAACAGTTGATGGAATTAGTTTGACACTTTTCGAAGTAAAACAAAATCAATTCACCATCTCCCTTATTCCCCACACTGCAGCAGAAACCATTCTTGGTGAAAAAGGTAAAGGGGATATCGTGAATATCGAATGCGACATGCTTGCAAAATATGTTCGAAATATGCTCAATAGTCAAAGCATGAAGCAGGAGTCAGGAATCAGTCCAGATTTTCTAGAAAAAAATGGATTCATATAG
- a CDS encoding S8 family serine peptidase yields MRIFGTFLLLLLLFIPYPQELQAKEEMESIIIEVEGDPEVHKEYLETYHPFIEVIAVYSRLFNGIALQGVPSNLQKIEALPFVQSIHSVQQYKALPNKQAETEGQVIPSDLNTTSFTGKGIKVGVIDTGIDHNHPDLQKNYRGGYDLVDLDEDPMETIPEQGVPTSHGTHVAGIIAADGELEGVAPDAEIYAYRALGPGGAGTSIQVIAAMEKAIEDGVDVINLSLGNDVNVPDFPTSVAVNRAAELGVPVVIANGNSGPEDWTVGAPATADKALSIGASTPSKKTPSLYEPMAGRTFQITEMAGSAPWNLTKDYPIADGTAESASMNGHIAVMKRGEIPFYEMAKRAEEKGAVAVVIYNKEKGNFQGSVQNEENPINIPVVSIAMEDGLWLKEQLAQKRIYLETAYRNDERTIASFSSRGPVTINWNIKPDIVAPGTNILSTVPGGYQQLDGTSMAAPHVTGAIALIKEAHPGWTTEQIFGALKTTAHVIGKEKILSPTIQGMGIVQPEKAIESKTIIHNPQLNFGRINGYRETSKFALTIENMSEDAQTFTFDYPKQENGVYWKLPMSFTIGANQKKTIPIELSITTARMEEGVHQGWIKLTSQDEQYNLPYIFVNQTANQPKTAGFEFAVKTLSEEAYEYRIYLTEAARRVEVDLYDPESLVFRRKLIKMENVIEGEHEGEISKKDAGDTGYYLAVITVFLEEGTYESSPTIVYIE; encoded by the coding sequence ATGCGGATTTTTGGCACCTTTTTATTGCTTTTACTTCTATTTATTCCATACCCACAAGAACTTCAGGCGAAAGAAGAAATGGAATCTATCATCATCGAAGTAGAAGGGGATCCAGAGGTACATAAAGAGTATTTGGAAACATATCATCCATTTATCGAGGTTATTGCAGTTTATAGCCGATTGTTCAATGGAATTGCATTGCAGGGAGTGCCTTCAAACTTGCAAAAAATAGAAGCACTTCCTTTTGTTCAAAGCATACATTCGGTACAGCAATATAAGGCGCTTCCAAATAAACAGGCTGAAACAGAAGGTCAGGTAATTCCCTCTGATTTAAATACGACTTCATTCACTGGAAAAGGGATAAAGGTTGGGGTTATCGATACTGGAATTGACCATAATCATCCGGATCTGCAGAAAAATTACAGGGGCGGATATGACCTCGTTGATCTTGATGAAGACCCAATGGAGACAATACCAGAGCAGGGCGTACCGACATCGCACGGTACACATGTGGCGGGAATTATTGCAGCTGACGGAGAACTGGAGGGAGTCGCACCAGATGCAGAGATTTACGCATATCGGGCACTTGGCCCTGGCGGTGCAGGAACATCTATACAAGTTATCGCTGCAATGGAGAAGGCGATTGAAGATGGAGTAGATGTTATCAATTTATCCCTGGGAAACGATGTGAATGTCCCGGATTTCCCAACAAGTGTAGCGGTTAATCGTGCTGCAGAGCTAGGTGTGCCAGTGGTTATCGCGAATGGTAATAGTGGTCCTGAAGACTGGACGGTTGGCGCGCCAGCAACTGCTGACAAAGCATTGTCTATTGGTGCGTCAACCCCTTCGAAAAAAACGCCTTCACTTTATGAACCAATGGCAGGCCGAACATTCCAGATTACGGAAATGGCCGGCTCAGCACCCTGGAATTTGACAAAGGACTATCCAATTGCAGATGGGACAGCAGAAAGTGCATCAATGAATGGTCATATCGCAGTTATGAAACGTGGGGAAATACCTTTCTATGAAATGGCAAAACGTGCTGAAGAAAAAGGAGCGGTTGCCGTTGTAATTTATAATAAAGAAAAAGGAAACTTTCAAGGATCTGTGCAAAATGAAGAAAATCCGATAAATATACCTGTTGTATCTATTGCTATGGAAGATGGTTTATGGCTGAAGGAGCAGCTTGCTCAAAAACGTATTTATTTGGAAACAGCGTATCGCAATGATGAACGTACAATAGCCTCATTCAGCTCCAGAGGACCTGTTACAATAAATTGGAATATTAAGCCAGACATTGTAGCACCTGGAACAAATATTTTGAGTACCGTTCCAGGAGGTTATCAGCAACTTGATGGAACGAGCATGGCTGCACCACATGTCACAGGTGCAATTGCATTAATAAAAGAAGCACATCCAGGTTGGACGACAGAGCAAATCTTTGGTGCTTTAAAAACAACTGCACATGTAATTGGAAAAGAAAAAATTCTCTCACCTACCATTCAAGGAATGGGGATAGTTCAGCCGGAAAAAGCGATTGAATCAAAAACAATTATTCACAATCCACAACTCAACTTTGGGAGAATAAACGGTTATAGAGAAACAAGTAAATTTGCATTAACGATTGAAAATATGTCAGAGGATGCACAGACATTTACTTTTGATTATCCAAAGCAAGAGAACGGTGTTTACTGGAAGCTTCCAATGTCCTTTACAATCGGAGCGAATCAAAAAAAGACAATTCCAATTGAACTTAGTATAACAACAGCACGAATGGAGGAAGGTGTACACCAAGGATGGATAAAATTAACGTCTCAAGATGAACAATACAACCTACCATATATTTTTGTGAATCAAACTGCTAATCAGCCAAAAACGGCAGGGTTTGAGTTTGCGGTGAAGACTCTCTCTGAAGAAGCATATGAATACCGAATATACCTCACAGAGGCTGCAAGGCGGGTTGAAGTTGATCTATATGATCCTGAGAGCCTTGTTTTCAGAAGAAAGCTAATAAAAATGGAAAATGTAATAGAAGGAGAACATGAGGGTGAAATAAGTAAAAAAGACGCTGGTGATACAGGTTATTATTTAGCTGTAATAACGGTATTTTTGGAGGAGGGCACGTATGAAAGCAGTCCAACTATTGTATATATAGAATAA